Proteins co-encoded in one Aphelocoma coerulescens isolate FSJ_1873_10779 chromosome 21, UR_Acoe_1.0, whole genome shotgun sequence genomic window:
- the LOC138121328 gene encoding arylacetamide deacetylase-like 4 → MALLPALLLLLLPLAALAAAAVLLGLPGYDIPAGVNQPAKLRLVLTVLLGTAALGRILEKTGLCSQITFGRYVRQGRKLGLDPKLFIQDLQFNEVPVRVYQPKATSDGPRRGILFFHGGGWVFGSLDTYEKVCRYLSRESDSVVVSVQYRLAPEHKYPAAYEDCLNATQHFLQHLEHYGVDPARVIVCGDSAGGNLAAAVSQTLAGRSDFPKLRAQILIYPGLQALDFNLPSYQQNRGVPLLFRERAAFFALLYLNGDALHMQEVLEGSHIPPDLRLKYRKWVSPDNIPEEFKVRGVKPFGPTDFIAEVYETVKRFCEPNLCPLLAEDSVVHQLPESFILTCEYDVLRDDGLLYKKRLEDNGVRVTWYHLEDGFHGIISLYDYCGFSFPSGKRGLDSVVNFLKSL, encoded by the exons aTGGCGCTGCTGcccgcgctgctgctgctgctcctgcccctggcGGCGCTGGCGGCGGCCGCGGTGCTGCTCGGCCTGCCCGGCTACGACATCCCGGCCGGGGTGAACCAGCCGGCCAAGCTGCGCCTGGTGCTGACCGTGCTGCTCGGCACCGCCGCGCTG GGAAGGATTTTGGAGAAGACTGGGCTTTGCAGCCAAATCACTTTTGGCCGATACGTGCGACAGGGACGGAAACTAGGGCTGGATCCAAAGCTCTTTATCCAGGATCTGCAGTTTAACGAAGTACCTGTGAGGGTTTATCAGCCTAAAGCTACCTCTGATGGGCCAAGGAGAGGCATCCTCTTCTTTCATGGAGGAGGCTGGGTATTCGGAAGCCTTG ATACCTATGAAAAGGTGTGTCGCTACCTCTCCAGGGAGAGTGACTCGGTAGTTGTGTCTGTGCA GTACCGTTTAGCCCCTGAGCACAAATACCCCGCTGCATACGAAGACTGTCTGAACGCCACCCAGCACTtcctgcagcacctggagcactaCGGCGTGGATCCTGCCCGGGTCATTGTCTGCGGGGACAGTGCTGGGGGCAAcctggcagctgctgtgagCCAGACCCTGGCAGGCAGGTCAGACTTCCCCAAACTCCGTGCTCAGATCCTGATCTATCCAGGCCTTCAGGCGCTGGACTTCAATTTGCCATCTTATCAACAAAATCGGGGAGTCCCTCTCTTATTCCGGGAACGTGctgctttctttgctttgctgtaCCTCAATGGGGATGCACTGCACATGCAAGAGGTCTTGGAGGGCTCTCATATTCCTCCAGACCTGAGGCTGAAGTATAGAAAGTGGGTGAGTCCAGACAACATCCCTGAGGAATTTAAGGTCAGAGGTGTGAAGCCATTTGGGCCCACTGATTTTATAGCTGAAGTTTATGAGACAGTGAAGAGATTCTGTGAGCCCAACCTGTGCCCGTTGTTGGCTGAAGACTCTGTTGTTCACCAGCTGCCAGAATCTTTCATCCTGACCTGCGAGTATGATGTGCTGAGGGACGATGGCTTGTTGTACAAGAAGAGGCTGGAGGACAACGGGGTTCGAGTGACCTGGTACCACCTCGAGGATGGATTCCATGGAATCATAAGCCTATATGATTATTGTGGCTTCTCATTTCCGTCTGGGAAAAGGGGACTGGACAGCGTTGTTAACTTCCTAAAAAGCTTATAG